A region of the Salvia splendens isolate huo1 chromosome 11, SspV2, whole genome shotgun sequence genome:
TAAACACCcacattttgtatatataggTGTGAGAGCATGATGATTTAAAGCAACTATAACATATTTTGCAGGGATTCAAATCAAGAATCGAAGACGTGAGAGAGGAAATACTAAGGAAGAGAAGGGCTGGGAAGCTGCCGGGTGACACAACGAGTGTGCTAAAGAATTGGTGGCAGCAACACTCAAAGTGGCCTTATCCCACTGTAAGTCTCTCTTAAATCCCATTTGTGGCCAAAATTAGGTAATGAATGAATGGGGTTTGGTATTCAGGAGGAGGACAAGGCGAAGCTAGTGGAGAAGACGGGTTTGCAGCTGAAGCAGATAAACAATTGGTTCATAAACCAACGGAAGCGAAACTGGCATAGCAATTCGCAGTCTCTCAAGTCCAAGCGAAAGAGGTAGTCGACAAGTAGATCATACAAATACTCTCTCATATGTATATTATTTTTAGCCAAATCATTGATCAGCTATCATAGGAACAAGGTgtctcactcactcactcacaaatactactatatatatatatatatatatatatatatatatatatatatatatatatatatatgtgtgtgtgtgtgtgtacacTATATTTGTGTATCTTCACCTACTAACAGATGTGACCCTTCATTTTTCGCTTCATTGTAGTATCATGTTATCTACTTTTCTTCTTTGTATCTATAACAGAAAGTTCTCGGcttcaaatttcaatatttcGAATCTCAACTCTAAAAATAAGAAACAGAATGAATGTAAATTAATCATGGTGATGTAACTCAACAAATAGAACGAGAAAATAGATTGATTTATTGATAAGGATTATACAAGAAGTATTAAGAAAGATTACACACAGAATCTCCAGACTCATTGCTCACACAGAGAGCCCTTCTCTCTTGCTTGATTCTACTTCTCTTCCTGTTGCATGGCGATTTTCATTCAACACACTAAATTTGTAGTACCACATAATTCGTAGTTTGATGTTGATTATCCATTAATTGTGCAAGgatgatattttaaataatatttccaAAATCAAAAGTTAGAATGCAAATTCAGACATAGGTTCATGCGAAAATAAATTATTCTAGGATATgatttgtcacgaccgcactttctagGGATAGAAAGatcggttgatcgcgactaggggaggatgaaagaagcggggaagaaaggggaaaactaTGGCACAACTGAAACTTGAATCgaaataactcaaataatatatatcagagtgcacGATACAAAGAACGCAAACT
Encoded here:
- the LOC121755053 gene encoding homeobox protein knotted-1-like 1, which encodes MSDDEDELQMDFSLDQSVSDGHGLMGLGPLLFTESERSLMERMRQELKIELKQGFKSRIEDVREEILRKRRAGKLPGDTTSVLKNWWQQHSKWPYPTEEDKAKLVEKTGLQLKQINNWFINQRKRNWHSNSQSLKSKRKR